A genomic region of Brevibacillus sp. JNUCC-41 contains the following coding sequences:
- a CDS encoding helix-turn-helix transcriptional regulator produces MKKGEKLSATVETVGLSQREFLTIFLLHSLRIKANYPRAIHQDLKNTFTGKVHSYDYLCKISNTLVESNHLSLYTDKGRNYYQITEKGKELYIWYQENFLERFSEVKKVIDRFMFDLRGSGENPPVINELPEEYRSYFSKIISVKDLVRYVTLKAAFTKKPIYMGEIGDLLKNQFGWIASNGYLYDLSHEMEENGLLVGRWESEKRTKRYLRITDEGQHHYKQIADSAAFQVQEIQKYMASVVMFLKEKN; encoded by the coding sequence GTGAAGAAAGGGGAGAAACTGTCTGCAACGGTTGAAACGGTTGGGTTGAGCCAGCGGGAATTTTTAACGATTTTTTTACTACACTCTTTGAGAATAAAAGCGAATTATCCAAGGGCGATTCATCAGGACCTAAAAAATACGTTCACTGGAAAAGTGCATAGCTATGACTATCTATGTAAAATATCCAATACGCTAGTCGAATCCAACCATTTATCACTATATACGGATAAGGGAAGAAATTATTATCAAATTACTGAAAAAGGCAAAGAGCTTTACATATGGTACCAAGAAAATTTCCTGGAACGGTTTTCCGAAGTGAAAAAGGTCATTGATCGCTTCATGTTCGATTTAAGGGGTTCTGGTGAAAACCCACCGGTTATTAATGAACTGCCAGAAGAATACAGGTCGTATTTCTCGAAAATAATATCGGTGAAAGACCTTGTCCGTTATGTAACTTTAAAAGCCGCTTTCACTAAGAAGCCTATTTATATGGGGGAAATTGGCGATCTGCTTAAAAATCAGTTCGGTTGGATCGCTTCAAACGGGTATTTATACGATTTATCTCATGAAATGGAAGAGAACGGCCTTCTTGTCGGCAGATGGGAAAGTGAAAAACGAACTAAACGGTATTTACGAATCACCGATGAAGGACAGCATCATTACAAACAGATTGCGGATTCTGCCGCCTTTCAAGTCCAGGAAATCCAAAAATACATGGCCAGTGTCGTTATGTTCCTAAAAGAAAAGAATTAA
- a CDS encoding GTPase family protein, producing MVEKHDEMGSIFSFIKGQVNKLPISQSKKNKMLDQLLKLKTMTVDAREPRIALVGRRGSGKSSLINAMFGQERQYVSSVKSGTGKGKWLWYPSDAEPKIRLLDSRGLGESEAPTEEFEEETPMDELIKAVTEEQPDVFLFLIKAKETDSRIEEDLQELKKLRKIVKENHHYDVPVICVVTQVDELDPPHYKQVPFDANPKKKQNIDEAIALMSKRFKESDIPLLNTIPTCSYIDFDEGGNIEYDMRWNIELLSDYLIEALPSEAKLKTAKAMQSQFVKKKFARTIVGTFTAIAGIIGAEPIPFADFPILTGIQGLMIVVIGFIADKEINTKTASEFIAALGINVGIGLLVREGVRAAVRFIPGAGLAVSGAVAGAVTYGIGQAAIAYFLENKDIDQAKEAYKNANKEYKNEDIDS from the coding sequence ATGGTGGAAAAACACGATGAAATGGGAAGCATATTCAGTTTCATTAAAGGCCAAGTAAATAAGCTGCCTATTTCACAATCGAAAAAGAACAAAATGCTCGACCAGCTCTTAAAGTTAAAAACAATGACAGTTGATGCAAGGGAACCGAGAATTGCTCTTGTCGGAAGGCGAGGGTCCGGAAAATCATCACTGATCAATGCGATGTTTGGACAGGAACGGCAATATGTCAGTTCCGTTAAATCTGGAACGGGTAAGGGAAAATGGCTTTGGTACCCGAGTGATGCCGAGCCCAAAATCCGTTTGCTGGACTCCCGGGGGCTGGGAGAGAGTGAAGCTCCTACTGAAGAGTTCGAAGAAGAAACACCAATGGATGAATTGATAAAAGCGGTAACCGAAGAACAGCCTGATGTGTTTCTTTTCTTGATTAAGGCAAAAGAAACGGATTCACGTATTGAAGAAGATTTACAAGAGTTGAAAAAGCTGCGGAAAATCGTTAAAGAGAATCACCATTATGATGTACCTGTCATCTGTGTGGTCACACAAGTGGATGAATTAGATCCGCCACATTATAAACAAGTACCTTTTGATGCCAATCCTAAGAAAAAACAAAATATTGATGAAGCCATCGCTTTGATGTCAAAACGATTTAAAGAGAGTGATATACCACTATTGAACACCATTCCTACTTGTTCGTATATTGATTTTGATGAAGGCGGAAATATTGAATATGATATGCGTTGGAACATAGAATTGCTTTCTGATTACTTGATCGAGGCCTTACCCAGTGAAGCGAAGCTGAAGACCGCCAAAGCGATGCAGAGCCAATTCGTTAAGAAGAAATTCGCGCGGACGATAGTGGGAACGTTTACGGCAATAGCCGGTATAATCGGTGCAGAGCCAATACCTTTCGCCGATTTTCCCATTTTGACTGGCATTCAAGGTTTGATGATTGTGGTGATTGGTTTTATCGCGGATAAAGAGATCAATACGAAAACGGCAAGTGAATTCATTGCGGCATTAGGGATCAATGTTGGAATCGGTCTCCTTGTCAGAGAAGGGGTCAGGGCTGCAGTCCGTTTCATCCCAGGAGCTGGTCTAGCCGTTTCCGGTGCGGTAGCGGGCGCGGTCACATATGGAATCGGGCAAGCAGCGATAGCTTACTTTCTCGAAAACAAAGATATTGATCAGGCGAAGGAAGCTTACAAGAATGCGAACAAAGAATATAAAAATGAAGATATTGACTCTTAA
- a CDS encoding acyl-CoA dehydrogenase family protein, with translation MSFFQSRKQKEYIQKLEEAIQSFSSRAEALDDSKGFPFENIQELKEFGYPQLTLAKEDGGYGGSLYDFLLCQEKIAQYCGPTALGIGWHVGTVLSLTEKRPWEKGVMDELFDEVSKGALINTAASEAGTGSPTRGGRPETIAIKKGQQWKLNGRKTFTTLSPVLDIFLVTAWVPEDERLGTFLIHRDVMGVSIEETWDMISMQGTGSHDLVLNDVSLPEKYYVMKSNPGEKRKPEAWLLHIPACYLGIAVAARNYAVEFAKTYSPNSLPGPIRDLPNVQRTIGEMELELGEAHHFLYSVAEKWVRNPEDHEELSEQLGAVKLSVVNKSISIVDKAMRVVGAKSLQRNNPLQRYYRDVRAGLHNPPMDDATITMLAKSALY, from the coding sequence ATGTCGTTTTTTCAATCACGGAAGCAAAAGGAATATATACAAAAATTAGAGGAAGCGATTCAGTCCTTTTCCAGCCGAGCTGAAGCGCTTGATGATTCAAAGGGATTTCCTTTTGAAAACATTCAGGAGTTAAAGGAATTCGGATATCCCCAATTAACTTTAGCAAAAGAAGATGGCGGATATGGCGGTTCCTTATATGATTTTCTCCTTTGCCAAGAAAAAATAGCCCAATATTGCGGCCCAACAGCCTTAGGGATAGGCTGGCATGTTGGAACGGTCCTATCCTTAACGGAGAAGAGACCATGGGAAAAAGGAGTCATGGATGAATTGTTTGATGAAGTGTCGAAAGGAGCTCTCATCAACACGGCGGCATCCGAGGCTGGAACGGGAAGCCCGACGCGCGGAGGCCGACCGGAAACGATCGCTATCAAAAAGGGTCAGCAATGGAAGTTGAATGGCAGAAAGACCTTTACTACACTCTCTCCTGTTCTTGATATTTTTCTAGTAACGGCATGGGTTCCCGAGGATGAGCGGCTAGGCACATTTTTAATTCATCGTGATGTAATGGGGGTAAGTATAGAAGAAACTTGGGATATGATTTCCATGCAGGGGACAGGAAGTCATGATTTGGTGTTAAATGACGTCAGCCTGCCTGAAAAGTATTATGTCATGAAAAGTAATCCAGGTGAAAAAAGAAAACCTGAAGCGTGGCTATTACATATACCGGCTTGCTACTTGGGAATCGCAGTGGCTGCCAGAAATTACGCAGTCGAATTTGCGAAAACCTATTCTCCCAATAGCTTACCAGGACCAATCAGGGACCTTCCGAATGTTCAAAGAACAATTGGGGAGATGGAATTGGAATTGGGCGAAGCACACCATTTCCTCTACTCTGTCGCAGAAAAATGGGTGCGGAACCCTGAAGATCATGAGGAATTATCGGAGCAATTGGGTGCCGTAAAGTTATCAGTCGTCAACAAATCGATTTCCATCGTCGATAAAGCGATGAGGGTCGTCGGAGCCAAAAGTTTACAACGAAATAATCCCCTGCAACGTTACTATAGGGATGTACGCGCAGGACTTCATAATCCTCCGATGGATGATGCGACAATCACCATGCTCGCAAAGTCAGCTCTTTATTAA
- the copZ gene encoding copper chaperone CopZ, which translates to MVKNNVNLKGMTCGHCISAIEGSVGKLPGVNSVKVNLDSGTVAVEFNPDEVTLDSIKETIDDQGYDVQ; encoded by the coding sequence ATGGTTAAAAACAATGTAAATCTAAAGGGTATGACTTGTGGACATTGCATTAGTGCGATTGAAGGTAGTGTAGGGAAATTACCTGGAGTTAACTCCGTGAAAGTAAACTTGGATTCAGGGACTGTTGCAGTGGAATTTAATCCAGATGAAGTAACCCTTGACTCTATTAAGGAAACAATTGACGATCAGGGTTATGATGTACAATAA
- a CDS encoding (2Fe-2S) ferredoxin domain-containing protein produces the protein MNLDGGSKHLLICNGKTCTKNGAEEVTETIRGELKKLELQKEIHTTKTLCNGQCKHGPIAILYPQGTWFKEMNQTKSEELIRQLKEDDNVHLDSELYYHDGKTFKNHEIE, from the coding sequence ATGAACTTAGATGGGGGTAGCAAACATCTATTAATTTGCAACGGGAAAACATGCACGAAAAATGGAGCAGAAGAAGTAACAGAGACCATTAGGGGAGAATTGAAAAAATTAGAGCTACAAAAGGAGATTCACACAACAAAAACATTATGTAACGGCCAATGCAAGCATGGTCCGATAGCTATTCTATATCCACAAGGGACCTGGTTTAAAGAAATGAATCAAACAAAAAGTGAGGAACTTATTCGTCAATTAAAAGAAGATGACAATGTTCATTTAGACTCTGAACTTTATTACCATGATGGGAAGACATTTAAGAACCATGAGATTGAATGA
- a CDS encoding sensor histidine kinase codes for MKYVYRLDALKGSFLSIFPILSLVLCMLFPVVIEEDFVWDLRWIPFLLGGLYGGYRLGIILIVITLVIRYLSGGDNGFYISCITFPLMGISLFFISKYYLKMSVSKKILIGISLIFIVHILTQFISTVVFELTIGISIWKQYFTIQVIGIVVVILLWEVILTNFQVLEKLVKAEKLQVVSHLAASISHEVRNPLTVTRGYIQMLSEDVTSHTKVKYANIALNELDRATDVINDYLTFAAISPENTERLRVSEEIQHVVDSIKPFANNNGIKLKLSLLEDRAYYVMGERKKFQQCLFNIIKNGIESMDHDGEIYIHLFHAASTIQIKIQDQGIGMTQEQIYRLGEPYFTTKNKGTGLGMMVSYSVIKSMDGTVHVSSIQGKGTCFAINLPIHRNELI; via the coding sequence GTGAAGTACGTATACCGTTTAGATGCATTAAAAGGATCCTTCCTATCGATTTTCCCTATTCTTTCACTTGTTCTATGCATGTTATTTCCCGTTGTTATAGAAGAGGATTTTGTTTGGGATCTTAGATGGATCCCTTTTCTCTTAGGCGGTTTATATGGAGGCTACCGGTTAGGAATCATATTGATCGTCATCACTCTTGTTATCCGCTATTTATCAGGGGGTGATAATGGATTTTATATATCATGCATCACTTTTCCACTAATGGGAATTTCCCTGTTTTTTATATCTAAGTACTATCTAAAAATGTCTGTCAGTAAAAAAATCCTTATTGGTATATCATTAATATTCATTGTCCATATTCTTACGCAGTTTATTTCAACAGTCGTATTTGAACTTACTATTGGCATAAGCATATGGAAACAATACTTCACGATCCAAGTCATTGGAATCGTTGTTGTAATCTTACTATGGGAAGTCATCCTCACTAATTTTCAGGTTCTCGAAAAATTAGTGAAAGCGGAAAAATTGCAGGTCGTCAGTCATCTGGCTGCAAGTATATCTCATGAAGTCAGAAATCCCCTTACAGTTACCAGGGGATATATTCAAATGTTAAGCGAAGATGTGACTTCACATACAAAGGTCAAATATGCAAATATCGCACTGAATGAATTAGATCGGGCCACGGATGTCATTAATGATTATTTGACGTTTGCTGCCATAAGCCCTGAAAACACAGAGCGATTAAGGGTATCCGAGGAAATTCAGCATGTCGTGGACAGCATAAAACCCTTTGCTAATAATAATGGAATAAAATTGAAGTTATCCCTGCTCGAAGATAGGGCTTATTATGTCATGGGTGAAAGGAAGAAATTCCAGCAATGCTTGTTCAATATCATAAAGAATGGAATAGAATCGATGGACCATGATGGCGAAATATACATTCATTTATTTCATGCAGCCTCCACCATCCAAATTAAGATCCAAGATCAGGGAATTGGAATGACACAGGAACAAATATACCGTTTAGGTGAGCCTTACTTCACGACAAAAAATAAAGGGACGGGATTAGGCATGATGGTTTCGTATAGTGTCATCAAAAGTATGGATGGAACGGTACATGTATCAAGCATACAAGGGAAAGGGACATGTTTCGCTATTAACCTGCCCATACATAGAAACGAGCTTATTTAA
- a CDS encoding acetoacetate--CoA ligase — MKSLTDGQIIWEPTMEQIEQTVLTQYVKWLKEKKGLTFYDYHELWKWSVDELEEFWASIWEYCDVKAARKYDRVLAEQSMPGAKWFEGARLNYAENALLNDQEEKTAIFFRSEHIRQQEVSWKELKEKVASVAHSLRKLGVKSGDRVVAYMPNIPEAVIAFLAAASIGAVWSSCSPDFGARSVIDRFKQVEPVVLLAVDGYQYNGNVYDKTSVVSQLIQELDTVKHTVLFPYIEKKIFEVNLEDVIPWDDLLEEQAELSFESVPFDHPLWILYSSGTTGMPKPIVQGHGGILLEHFKSTRIHQGMTSGDTVFWFTTTGWMMWNLLMGGLLNEGTIVLYDGSPSFPNMDALWELAEDTGMTFFGTSAPFLTNSMKLGNKPMGKYDLSKLKALFSTGAPLSGDGYKWVYENVKKDIWLSSSSGGTDVCAGFVGGVPTLPVRIGEIQGRALGVCAEAFDVHGQTLINEVGELVITKPMPSMPLYFWNDQDGSRYYESYFDTYPGIWKHGDWIKIDDKGSCIIYGRSDSTINRSGVRMGTSDIYRAVEAIDEVMESLVIDREVLGRGSSLLLFVVLKPGKALDTLLTAKIKEQIRGHVSPRFIPDQIHVVEQIPKTLNGKKMEVPIRKVLLGFEFDKVVNADSMGNPESLQYFKELALELNEKKIF; from the coding sequence ATGAAATCGCTTACAGATGGGCAAATCATTTGGGAACCGACAATGGAACAAATCGAGCAAACGGTATTGACTCAATATGTGAAATGGTTAAAAGAAAAGAAAGGTTTAACATTTTATGATTATCATGAATTATGGAAATGGTCGGTAGATGAACTGGAGGAATTTTGGGCTTCAATTTGGGAATATTGTGATGTAAAAGCAGCCAGGAAATATGATAGGGTTTTAGCCGAGCAATCCATGCCAGGTGCGAAATGGTTCGAGGGGGCAAGGCTTAATTATGCTGAAAATGCATTATTGAATGATCAAGAAGAGAAAACGGCGATTTTTTTTCGTTCAGAACATATCAGGCAGCAAGAGGTCAGCTGGAAAGAGTTGAAAGAAAAAGTAGCTTCTGTCGCCCATTCATTAAGGAAACTTGGTGTGAAATCCGGTGACCGTGTTGTTGCCTATATGCCGAATATTCCTGAAGCGGTCATAGCTTTCTTGGCAGCAGCAAGCATAGGTGCCGTCTGGTCCAGTTGCTCACCTGATTTTGGGGCAAGAAGTGTCATAGATCGTTTCAAACAGGTTGAACCGGTTGTATTACTGGCGGTTGATGGGTATCAGTACAATGGAAATGTATATGATAAAACATCAGTCGTCTCACAGCTTATACAGGAATTGGACACTGTCAAACATACCGTTTTGTTTCCTTACATAGAAAAAAAGATTTTCGAAGTGAATCTGGAAGATGTGATTCCTTGGGATGACCTTTTAGAAGAACAGGCAGAATTATCTTTTGAAAGTGTTCCGTTCGATCATCCGCTGTGGATCCTTTATTCATCAGGTACAACCGGGATGCCAAAACCAATTGTACAAGGGCATGGCGGTATATTATTGGAGCATTTTAAATCAACAAGAATCCATCAAGGCATGACTTCCGGGGATACTGTATTCTGGTTTACGACGACAGGCTGGATGATGTGGAATCTCCTTATGGGCGGTTTGCTTAATGAAGGGACCATCGTCCTTTATGACGGCAGTCCCTCTTTTCCGAATATGGATGCCCTTTGGGAGTTGGCGGAAGATACAGGCATGACTTTCTTTGGAACAAGTGCACCTTTCCTTACCAATTCCATGAAATTAGGTAACAAACCGATGGGAAAATATGATTTATCCAAATTGAAGGCTCTTTTTTCCACTGGAGCTCCATTGTCTGGCGACGGTTATAAATGGGTGTATGAGAATGTCAAGAAGGATATCTGGCTCAGTTCATCCAGTGGCGGAACCGATGTTTGTGCCGGTTTTGTTGGCGGTGTCCCAACATTGCCCGTGAGAATCGGGGAAATACAAGGAAGGGCATTAGGGGTTTGTGCGGAAGCCTTTGATGTGCATGGTCAAACATTGATTAATGAAGTCGGTGAATTGGTCATTACCAAACCGATGCCGTCCATGCCGCTATACTTCTGGAATGATCAAGACGGGTCAAGATACTACGAGAGTTATTTCGATACATATCCTGGCATATGGAAGCATGGTGATTGGATAAAGATCGACGACAAGGGCAGCTGTATCATTTATGGACGTTCCGACTCGACCATCAACCGTTCTGGTGTACGGATGGGAACTAGCGATATCTACCGGGCCGTCGAAGCGATAGACGAGGTGATGGAAAGCCTTGTTATTGATAGGGAAGTGCTTGGCCGGGGTTCCTCACTGCTGCTGTTCGTTGTTCTAAAGCCCGGTAAAGCCCTGGATACTTTATTGACGGCAAAAATCAAGGAACAAATCAGAGGGCATGTGTCCCCTCGCTTTATTCCTGACCAAATCCATGTCGTTGAACAAATTCCAAAAACATTGAACGGAAAGAAAATGGAAGTCCCAATTCGTAAAGTGTTATTAGGGTTCGAGTTTGATAAGGTAGTGAATGCAGACTCCATGGGAAATCCAGAATCGCTACAGTACTTTAAAGAATTAGCTCTCGAGTTGAATGAGAAAAAAATATTCTAG
- a CDS encoding amidohydrolase — translation MRNELMEMLQSRTDEMIEIRRYLHENPELSFKEEKTAQYIIDFYKEKDVEVQSNVGNGYGIIVTIKGGKPGKNIGLRADFDALPIVEETDVTFKSKNEGVMHACGHDGHTAYLLVLADCLIQLKAEIPGTIKIIHQHAEEVPPGGAKSIVESGVIDDLDNIFGIHLLPMDSAGVVGYHAGYSFNGRAYLKLKIQGRGGHGSSPHLANDAIVAGAHFVTAAQTIISRRLSPFDIGVITIGSFDGKGTFNIIKDSVELEGDIRYMTVETKEKIEKEVKRLVKGLEEEFGVTCDLTYTNDYPPLYNDPDLTGKVAEFLKNAKDKDIKEVMEFPAMPPSEDFAYYAEKIPSCFFYIACTPKGVEKPYFNHNPKFDIDEDALLVAAKAVGYVVCGYYELD, via the coding sequence ATGAGAAATGAATTAATGGAAATGCTACAATCCCGTACGGATGAAATGATTGAAATTCGTAGATACCTACATGAAAATCCCGAGCTTTCTTTTAAAGAAGAAAAGACAGCTCAATATATTATCGATTTTTATAAAGAAAAAGACGTAGAAGTTCAATCTAATGTTGGTAATGGATACGGAATTATCGTGACCATTAAAGGTGGAAAGCCTGGAAAAAACATCGGTCTTCGAGCTGATTTTGATGCGCTTCCAATTGTTGAAGAAACGGATGTAACCTTTAAATCAAAAAATGAAGGCGTTATGCATGCGTGTGGTCATGATGGCCATACAGCCTACTTGTTAGTCTTGGCGGATTGCCTCATTCAATTAAAAGCTGAAATTCCAGGTACAATCAAAATTATTCATCAGCATGCGGAAGAAGTTCCGCCAGGCGGGGCAAAGAGTATTGTAGAATCCGGCGTGATTGACGATTTAGATAATATATTTGGCATCCATTTGTTGCCAATGGATTCAGCAGGAGTTGTTGGTTATCACGCTGGATATTCTTTTAACGGCAGGGCTTATCTGAAATTAAAAATTCAAGGCAGAGGTGGACATGGTTCCTCACCACACCTAGCGAATGATGCCATTGTGGCTGGTGCTCATTTTGTTACAGCTGCTCAAACGATTATTAGCCGTCGATTAAGTCCATTTGATATTGGTGTGATTACTATTGGATCTTTTGATGGAAAAGGAACATTTAATATAATTAAAGACAGCGTAGAGCTTGAAGGCGATATCCGTTATATGACTGTTGAAACAAAAGAAAAAATTGAAAAGGAAGTTAAACGCCTTGTAAAAGGACTTGAAGAAGAGTTTGGAGTAACATGTGATCTTACATATACGAATGACTATCCACCTTTATATAATGATCCCGATCTAACAGGAAAGGTTGCTGAGTTTCTTAAGAATGCAAAGGATAAAGATATTAAAGAAGTAATGGAATTTCCAGCAATGCCGCCATCTGAAGACTTTGCTTACTATGCTGAAAAAATCCCTTCCTGCTTCTTTTACATTGCTTGTACACCTAAAGGAGTAGAAAAACCTTATTTTAATCATAATCCTAAATTTGATATCGATGAAGATGCCCTTCTCGTGGCAGCAAAAGCAGTAGGGTATGTTGTTTGTGGTTATTATGAGTTAGATTAA
- a CDS encoding amino acid permease, protein MQEQKLDRGLKNRHVQLIAIGGAIGTGLFLGAGKSIHLAGPSILFAYMITGIICFLIMRALGELLLSNLNFHSFVDFVRDYLGNMAAFVTGWTYWFCWISIAMADLTAVGLYTQYWFPSVPQWMPGLIALVILLFMNLATVKLFGEMEFWFALIKVIAILALIVIGIFMIIKGFSTDSGAASFTNLWGHEGMFPNGINGFVLSFQMVVFAFVGIELVGLTAGETEDPEKVIPKAINNIPIRIIIFYIGALIVIMSVYPWNAIIPTESPFVQVFVAVGIAGAAGIVNFVVLTSAASACNSAIFSTSRMVYSLAKDKNAPVPFAKLNDRKVPSNALFFSTVVILISVVLNYLMPEGVFTLITSISTVCFIFIWGITVISHLKYRKTRPDLVKKNKFKLPLYPISNYLILAFLAFVLVVLALADDTRVALFVTPVWFILLIAIYKMRITKVDQANQREVAGN, encoded by the coding sequence ATGCAGGAACAAAAGTTGGATAGAGGGTTAAAAAACAGGCACGTACAACTCATAGCTATTGGTGGTGCAATCGGAACGGGATTATTTCTTGGAGCAGGAAAATCTATTCATTTAGCTGGACCATCAATTCTATTTGCTTACATGATTACAGGCATCATTTGTTTTTTAATCATGCGCGCACTTGGAGAACTACTCTTATCTAATTTGAACTTTCACTCCTTTGTTGACTTTGTAAGAGACTATTTAGGTAATATGGCAGCATTTGTAACCGGCTGGACATACTGGTTCTGCTGGATTTCAATCGCAATGGCCGACTTAACAGCAGTTGGACTTTATACTCAGTATTGGTTTCCTTCCGTACCGCAGTGGATGCCTGGATTAATTGCACTAGTCATTTTGCTATTTATGAATCTTGCAACCGTAAAACTTTTTGGCGAAATGGAATTCTGGTTCGCATTAATTAAGGTCATAGCTATTCTAGCATTAATTGTTATCGGTATTTTCATGATTATTAAAGGCTTTTCCACTGATTCAGGCGCAGCAAGTTTCACGAATCTATGGGGTCACGAGGGTATGTTCCCAAATGGAATAAATGGTTTTGTCCTCTCATTCCAGATGGTAGTGTTTGCGTTTGTGGGCATTGAACTTGTAGGACTTACAGCAGGTGAAACAGAAGATCCAGAAAAAGTTATCCCCAAGGCGATCAATAATATTCCTATTCGGATTATAATTTTCTACATTGGCGCACTTATTGTGATTATGAGTGTTTATCCGTGGAACGCAATCATCCCAACGGAAAGCCCATTCGTTCAAGTATTTGTGGCTGTAGGTATTGCTGGAGCTGCTGGTATCGTTAATTTTGTCGTCCTAACATCGGCTGCTTCGGCATGTAACAGCGCAATCTTCAGTACAAGCCGGATGGTATACTCACTTGCCAAAGATAAAAATGCACCTGTACCTTTTGCAAAACTTAATGACCGTAAAGTACCATCCAATGCATTGTTCTTTTCAACTGTTGTCATTTTAATTTCTGTTGTTTTGAATTATTTAATGCCTGAAGGAGTATTTACCTTGATTACAAGTATTTCTACCGTATGTTTCATCTTTATTTGGGGAATTACAGTCATCAGTCATTTGAAATACCGTAAAACAAGACCAGATCTAGTGAAAAAGAACAAATTTAAATTACCACTTTATCCAATTTCCAATTACTTGATCCTTGCTTTCCTGGCATTCGTCCTTGTTGTTCTTGCACTTGCGGACGACACTCGTGTTGCCTTATTCGTTACTCCTGTTTGGTTCATTCTGCTGATTGCGATTTATAAGATGCGCATAACGAAGGTGGATCAGGCGAATCAGAGAGAGGTAGCCGGGAATTAA
- the glyA gene encoding serine hydroxymethyltransferase yields the protein MSLQQNDSTIFEAIEKEGQRQHQTLELIASENFVSPDVLEAMGSVMTNKYAEGYPGKRYYGGCEFVDVAEQTAIERLTKLFGAKYANVQPHSGAQANFAVFFALLQPGDKVMGMNLSHGGHLTHGSPVSVSGKWFEVVSYGVREDTQLIDYDELEAIAKKEQPKLIIAGTSAYPRTINFARFREIADQVGAKLMVDMAHIAGLVATGLHPSPIPYADVVTSTTHKTLRGPRGGIILTNDEVIIKAINKSVFPGIQGGPLMHIIAAKAVAFNEALQPSFKDYAKQVIENAATLGETLKNEGAALVSGGTDNHIVLLDLRPWNLTGKEAEKLLEDAGITVNKNTIPYDPEKPFVTSGIRMGTAALTTRGMKREEMVKIGEVIATVLKSKGNKDVLQKARDTTKEICGVYPLFQQPTTV from the coding sequence ATGAGTTTACAACAAAATGATTCAACCATTTTTGAAGCGATTGAGAAAGAAGGACAACGTCAACATCAAACACTGGAATTGATTGCATCAGAAAATTTTGTTAGCCCAGATGTATTAGAGGCAATGGGAAGCGTGATGACAAATAAATATGCAGAAGGTTATCCAGGAAAGCGCTATTATGGTGGGTGTGAATTTGTCGATGTGGCAGAACAAACGGCCATTGAGCGTCTAACAAAGCTTTTTGGTGCCAAATATGCAAATGTTCAGCCTCACTCAGGTGCACAAGCCAATTTCGCAGTTTTTTTCGCACTCCTTCAGCCTGGTGATAAGGTGATGGGAATGAACCTTTCACATGGTGGCCACTTAACTCATGGAAGTCCAGTCAGCGTTTCAGGAAAATGGTTTGAAGTTGTGTCTTATGGAGTTAGAGAAGATACTCAGTTAATTGATTATGATGAGTTGGAAGCTATCGCAAAGAAAGAACAACCTAAATTGATTATTGCAGGAACAAGTGCCTATCCAAGAACGATTAATTTTGCACGATTTAGAGAAATTGCCGATCAAGTTGGTGCAAAACTTATGGTGGATATGGCTCATATAGCCGGGCTGGTAGCTACTGGTCTTCACCCATCCCCAATCCCATATGCGGATGTTGTGACAAGTACAACTCATAAAACATTAAGAGGACCTCGGGGGGGCATCATTTTAACGAACGATGAAGTAATTATCAAAGCGATTAATAAATCCGTATTCCCAGGAATTCAAGGCGGTCCACTTATGCATATCATTGCAGCAAAAGCAGTTGCATTCAACGAAGCTTTACAACCAAGCTTTAAGGATTATGCGAAACAAGTCATTGAAAATGCTGCAACACTTGGCGAAACATTAAAAAATGAAGGTGCAGCACTTGTTTCTGGTGGAACAGATAATCATATTGTCCTTTTAGATTTGCGTCCGTGGAATTTAACAGGAAAAGAAGCGGAGAAATTATTGGAAGACGCAGGCATTACCGTGAATAAAAATACGATTCCCTATGATCCAGAAAAGCCATTTGTTACGAGCGGTATCCGAATGGGGACAGCAGCTTTAACAACTCGAGGCATGAAGAGGGAAGAGATGGTGAAAATTGGTGAAGTGATTGCAACTGTTCTAAAGAGTAAAGGGAATAAAGACGTCCTTCAGAAAGCAAGAGATACAACCAAAGAGATTTGTGGTGTTTATCCGTTATTTCAACAGCCAACTACTGTGTAA